The following are encoded in a window of Phaseolus vulgaris cultivar G19833 chromosome 3, P. vulgaris v2.0, whole genome shotgun sequence genomic DNA:
- the LOC137807659 gene encoding uncharacterized protein isoform X2, protein MDVRNIAVVVEDVDAARTALQWALHNIIRYGDIITLLHVYPLTRSKSKKKARLLRLKGFQLALSFQDICSNFSNTKVEIVVTEENREGMKIVATVRELGASMLVVGLHHHSFLYRLSMVEKNIGNYFNCRVLAINEPGASPLSPTIGVEGSSTNMDFSQIHISNLQVPDTPKPKEKYRICLDPTAIICRLRRSRRRR, encoded by the exons ATGGATGTGAGGAACATCGCTGTGGTGGTGGAAGATGTGGATGCAGCTAGAACTGCACTTCAATGGGCACTTCACAACATCATTCGTTATGGTGACATAATCACACTCCTCCATGTCTACCCTTTAACAAGAtccaaaagcaaaaaaaaagcTCGTCTTCTTCGCCTAAAGGGCTTCCAGTTAGCACTTTCTTTCCAAgacatttgcagcaacttctcCAAT ACGAAGGTTGAGATTGTTGTCACGGAAGAGAACCGGGAGGGAATGAAAATTGTGGCCACGGTGCGTGAGCTTGGAGCTTCGATGCTTGTGGTTGGACTTCATCATCATAGTTTTCTTTACAG GTTGTCGATGGTCGAAAAGAACATAGGTAACTACTTTAACTGTAGAGTGCTTGCCATCAATGAGCCTGGTGCGTCCCCACTGAGTCCAACGATAGGAGTGGAAGGCAGTTCAACCAACATGGACTTTTCACAGATTCACATATCTAACTTACA AGTGCCTGATACCCctaaaccaaaagaaaaatatcGAATTTGTCTTGATCCAACTGCAATTATTTGTCGATTAAGAAggtcaagaagaagaagatga
- the LOC137807659 gene encoding uncharacterized protein isoform X1 has protein sequence MDVRNIAVVVEDVDAARTALQWALHNIIRYGDIITLLHVYPLTRSKSKKKARLLRLKGFQLALSFQDICSNFSNILLVQMGICYNLRIVLQTKVEIVVTEENREGMKIVATVRELGASMLVVGLHHHSFLYRLSMVEKNIGNYFNCRVLAINEPGASPLSPTIGVEGSSTNMDFSQIHISNLQVPDTPKPKEKYRICLDPTAIICRLRRSRRRR, from the exons ATGGATGTGAGGAACATCGCTGTGGTGGTGGAAGATGTGGATGCAGCTAGAACTGCACTTCAATGGGCACTTCACAACATCATTCGTTATGGTGACATAATCACACTCCTCCATGTCTACCCTTTAACAAGAtccaaaagcaaaaaaaaagcTCGTCTTCTTCGCCTAAAGGGCTTCCAGTTAGCACTTTCTTTCCAAgacatttgcagcaacttctcCAAT ATTTTGCTTGTTCAAATGGGTATCTGCTATAATCTTAGGATTGTGTTACAGACGAAGGTTGAGATTGTTGTCACGGAAGAGAACCGGGAGGGAATGAAAATTGTGGCCACGGTGCGTGAGCTTGGAGCTTCGATGCTTGTGGTTGGACTTCATCATCATAGTTTTCTTTACAG GTTGTCGATGGTCGAAAAGAACATAGGTAACTACTTTAACTGTAGAGTGCTTGCCATCAATGAGCCTGGTGCGTCCCCACTGAGTCCAACGATAGGAGTGGAAGGCAGTTCAACCAACATGGACTTTTCACAGATTCACATATCTAACTTACA AGTGCCTGATACCCctaaaccaaaagaaaaatatcGAATTTGTCTTGATCCAACTGCAATTATTTGTCGATTAAGAAggtcaagaagaagaagatga
- the LOC137807660 gene encoding single-stranded DNA-binding protein, mitochondrial translates to MSSSMVTLSRTLYRSLLRTPNAYHHLPQHFSTDLISDSDEADSPPDSPPDSPPDSPAPDAALGEERIVADRPLENGLDIGIYRAILVGKAGQVPFQKTLKSGTVVTLLSIGTGGIRNNRRPLENENPRDYANRSAIQWHRVSIYPQRLGTLVAKHVVSGSMLYVEGNLETKVFTDPITGLARRIREIAVRRNGRVVFLGEGGDTEQDTQQNNLKAVGYY, encoded by the exons ATGTCGAGTTCCATGGTCACGCTATCAAGGACCCTCTATCGCTCTCTTCTCCGAACCCCTAACGCGTATCACCACCTTCCACAACACTTCTCCACCGATCTCATTTCCGACTCGGACGAGGCTGACTCACCACCCGACTCACCACCCGACTCACCACCTGACTCACCCGCACCCGACGCCGCGCTAGGAGAGGAAAGGATCGTCGCCGATCGCCCCCTAGAGAACGGCCTCGACATTGGCATCTACAGA GCCATACTGGTTGGGAAGGCGGGGCAGGTACCGTTCCAGAAGACGCTCAAGAGTGGCACCGTCGTCACTCTTCTCTCTATCGGCACCGGTGGGATTCGCAACAATCGGAGGCCTCTCGAGAACGAGAACCCTAGGGATTATGCCAATCGTTCCGCTATTCAGTGGCATCGTGTCTCCATTTATCCTCAGAGATTAGGAACTCTTGTTGCCAAACACGTTGTTTCCGG TTCAATGCTCTATGTGGAGGGGAACCTCGAGACCAAAGTCTTCACTGATCCAATCACTGGACTTGCCCGGCGAATTCGGGAAATTGCTGTTCGTCGGAACG GTCGCGTTGTATTTTTAGGTGAAGGCGGTGATACTGAGCAAGATACACAGCAAAATAATCTGAAAGCTGTTGGCTATTACTAA
- the LOC137807662 gene encoding peptidyl-prolyl cis-trans isomerase CYP26-2, chloroplastic, with amino-acid sequence MLQRVVRYSTQPFNPPTRTIPPSLSPIQLIPTSPSFPILKQQCRLSRRELTIFSNSCLLLLWGTQVVNGSSARAETAVANTNNSDQPEENVVFAEEDVANTSSSARAEENRVLAEDVANTSNSNQQEEDLNLAEENVTNTSNSDQTEENLTSTPSCTERKTTKQVFLDISIDGEPAGRVTIGLYGDEVPAGVDRFSKVVSGAAGISYRRKEFVKIMPNYVQHGGLRSYGVDAEFSSRTGSNLGPNSLVQEWEREYEKCPGTKNVTGSVGIIVRNPSKPPPKMKLVAKKGKLEIDQEEVGIDPNGTEFVIVTKDSPELDTSSLVIGRVIGGMEVVQRIGQVKTVQENTGSPYFRVAKLIGDKRAVVAERGFNRPYSKVIVTNCGLMQ; translated from the exons ATGCTACAAAGAGTAGTGCGCTATTCCACCCAACCATTCAATCCTCCAACTCGCACGATACCACCATCACTTTCGCCAATTCAATTAATACCCACTTCTCCATCTTTCCCAATCCTTAAACAGCAATGCAGATTATCACGTAGAGAGCTCACAATCTTCAGCAACTCTTGCTTGCTACTTCTCTGGGGTACTCAGGTAGTGAATGGATCCAGCGCAAGAGCAGAAACAGCTGTTGCAAACACAAACAACAGTGATCAACCAGAAGAGAATGTTGTTTTTGCAGAAGAGGATGTTGCTAACACAAGCAGCAGTGCTCGAGCAGAAGAGAATAGGGTTTTAGCAGAAGATGTTGCTAACACAAGTAACAGTAACCAACAGGAAGAAGATTTGAATTTAGCAGAAGAAAATGTTACTAACACAAGCAACAGCGATCAAACAGAAGAGAATCTGACTTCCACTCCTAGCTGCACTGAGAGAAAAACTACCAAACAAGTATTCTTAGACATATCTATTGATGGTGAACCTGCTGGTCGCGTTACTATAGGGCTTTATGGAGACGAGGTCCCTGCAGGAGTTGACAGGTTCAGTAAGGTTGTAAGTGGAGCCGCTGGTATTAGCTACAGAAGAAAAGAGTTTGTCAAAATCATGCCCAATTATGTTCAACATGGCGGCCTTAGATCTTATGGGGTGGATGCTGAATTTTCTTCGAGGACAGGTAGCAACTTAGGACCTAATAGTCTAGTTCAGGAATGGGAGAGGGAGTATGAGAAATGTCCTGGGACTAAAAACGTGACTGGAAGTGTAGGCATTATTGTGAGAAACCCGTCAAAACCACCCCCAAAGATGAAGCTGGTTGCAAAGAAAGGGAAGCTGGAGATTGATCAAGAAGAAGTAGGTATTGATCCTAATGGTACAGAATTTGTCATAGTTACAAAGGACTCACCAGAATTGGATACATCGTCTCTTGTAATTGGAAGAGTGATAGGAGGCATGGAGGTTGTGCAGAGGATCGGTCAGGTTAAAACTGTACAGGAGAATACAGGATCTCCATATTTTAG GGTGGCAAAGCTGATAGGAGACAAGAGAGCTGTTGTAGCAGAAAGAGGATTCAACCGCCCTTATTCAAAGGTCATTGTTACAAACTGCGGTTTAATGCAGTAA